A part of Fundulus heteroclitus isolate FHET01 chromosome 23, MU-UCD_Fhet_4.1, whole genome shotgun sequence genomic DNA contains:
- the bod1l1 gene encoding biorientation of chromosomes in cell division protein 1-like 1 isoform X1, translating to MAGLPPGDPQLVSMIVNHLKTQGLFDQFRRDCLADVDTKPAYLNLKQRVDNFVSNHLSNHTWSPHLNKNQLRNNIRQLVLQSGMLEQGVDRIVAQVVDPKVNHIFRPQVERVVREFLSPGSCSEEPTAPLTPAEIKTDIGVLEQASSSAATPVPGGHAMSILETITSLNQEASVRGGKTQVLDEPMELVEDNEQDMEVVEDSDSNQEGKPPEEAVEAKAAADVHAADVKTESPEEQMDAEKEQLKEEVKTEEEDAGAAEQTEERREKPPGKPSGKVSEEKSDDEAGKSTSQAKQKARERIKEEYSLEDSDLDGLSDITVSSVHTSDLSSFEEESDEEEEPSDSSEEGEFPPHDEGVKAEGKHTSVETEDADKEHKPRRKAYVHKPFLYSRYYSDSDDEVTVEERRRSAAKDKEERLLKRQQNRERMEEKRKQKAVQAEEQDSKKAKSSDAGGLEGPKAKEARKERKVLEKKMALNRKRKLDSRKEGDVSSKKKGDAGEAPRKAEAKPSTPKNPQAKLVRNLSEPATSDDRLGRTSGSVSEDSCDSRKPPDRSRTHSFILDLEQGSQEALKQRSFGKFDRLPRKERKEKDRSQSDERSKLRQKHEKKPEHPAEEAPQKDAGAKPSSEEKVEKKLKLKSEKKVAGIVREGKAMEESTEEGGSKDARKIKGGSVEKDKIREKDKSKEKEKAKGDKLSNKGDLKQLLRPDSAGSSEDRSDKEPGSDGAKKRHKHSKEALKRSKSHSEERPGEKPKSKADGEKERSKADGQKTHRPSAEPERDSKKAKAAEKEKGTEKSKAKAKEEGKVKTDKKPQSPDVRGAGGAGVCKADAAKGKKKDGSTKEQRKLSEDAPHDKSELKSSKKKLEKKDRAPEKKGESPETSEGPSKSSVLAAETEEPPKKQAPLQDTSTESDPIATTVTTSFSDDTCDALSDITPEPSEGEADSRPGEMPGVPAEADALLALMDVCASAEARLPPDALQKEVTPEMELQDADMKMKEAALTLLSMDPDSTVSSSLSVQDGREESPQSSPDRQPTEAAATAEEERWLYPTEAAPKTELPVTRAPPDATPEAAAADENRRFSAAEPTLQAELSVSETALAASPPTAAGEEEEEEEEKPLPPVEAAPQMEPVATETSLTASLQTATAQEEKQLRPVSEAPGSDLAATGTRPSSQAAAAEGEKEQLSAGQTAPETEPPAAAASSAASSAASSQPSAAEEEKQPSPAEAAPQTEPAAPELSVAASQHAAAPEEDEQLSTAQTVAETEPPAAAASSAASLQTAADEEEKRLSAVEPEPRAEPVAAEASTDASQHSAADEEEKQLSPDQTAPEAELSAAAASSAEPITTEVPTAASQRAAAAEEEERLSPAQTAAESELAAPGASSAAPLQTAAAEEEEEEEEEQLSAVEPEPEPGPVAPEVPMVAPQQAAAYEEEGQLSSVQTAPLTERTAPESSPAGSEQPAAAEEEKQLPSVEAAPLTELTAPESLPAASPLAAAARDDKQLPAAQTAPEAEGPATEATAAASEDASAEDARLRSQSEAAPEAEISPAETSSPALHLPAADERSECQMDSSETDVAETATPQEEEEEEASDKCAAPLRDEESEAAETTSETQADGRRAAADKDGELVPVVAAETEEIPGESTVAADQLSAFPGKSEQAAAAQTSLEAAKAEGEENQATDDERETEGKTAEEKKMDLEKVEVDISDKTESGETDPGIRLVKQISNVSSTDSQEDEKSSDVSEKEEKTERRRGRKRKRSIIIDDTKDEKSEQPSVEESEQEKAVELQTPRRGRSCRNTEPEERDQKEPERSEKTPSRRGRRSGVVAEEPTDDNLKTNEAKVEDDAGQTAPLKEAEKEIPEHENEAEKGNQGESEVSLPSPAPEERKVIGRPDSQEAADTCQPGVKRKRSEETEASAEEGEAQQAGAESEQKQREEQDEKNDGLGTSESRSDAVEAQSCSQKKPDGSEEQQDQEAAPKRPARRGRPPKAAPAADDSGSAGQPGVKRKRSEETEASAEEGEAQQAGAESEQEQREEQDEKNDGLGTSESRSDAVEAQSCSQKKPDGSEEQQDQEAAPKRPARRGRPPKAAPAADDSVKKESKPEEKESEQNEEEEEESENEDEDKETATRATTRSAARLEAQRNKPSKPSTRASRQSGKEETTAGTRGTRAQASAKGGRKREASPPAVRTRGGPKSEEPPSKRAKR from the exons ATGGCCGGTCTGCCTCCGGGGGACCCGCAGCTCGTCTCGATGATCGTCAACCATTTGAAGACGCAGGGACTCTTCGACCAGTTCAGGAGGGACTGTCTGGCAGACGTTGACACAAAG ccaGCTTACCTGAACCTGAAACAAAGAGTGGACAACTTTGTGTCCAATCACCTCTCCAATCACACATGGAGTCCTCATCTGAACAAAAACCAGCTGCGGAACAACATCCGGCAGCTCGTCCTGCA GTCTGGCATGCTGGAGCAGGGGGTGGACAGGATTGTGGCCCAGGTGGTGGACCCCAAAGTCAATCACATCTTCCGGCCGCAGGTGGAGAGGGTGGTCCGGGAATTTCTGTCCCCGGGCAGCTGCTCTGAGGAGCCGACAGCTCCTCTGACACCAGCGGAGATCAAGACGGACATCGGCGTCCTTGAACAAG CTTCCTCGTCGGCTGCCACTCCGGTTCCAGGCGGCCACGCCATGTCCATCCTGGAAACCATAACCTCTCTCAACCAGGAGGCAAGCGTCCGGGGCGGGAAAACCCAAGTTCTGGATGAGCCCATGGAGCTGGTGGAGGACAACGAGCAAGACATGGAGGTCGTGGAGGACAGTGACAGTAACCAGGAGGGGAAGCCGCCGGAAGAGGCAGTGGAGGCAAAAGCGGCGGCAGACGTCCACGCAGCGGACGTTAAGACGGAGAGCCCGGAGGAGCAGATGGACGCGGAGAAGGAGCAGCTAAAAGAGGAGGTTAAGACTGAGGAGGAGGACGCAGGAGCTGCGGAACAAACGgaggaaaggagagaaaaacCTCCAGGCAAACCGAGCGGGAAGGTCTCAGAGGAGAAGTCGGACGATGAGGCGGGGAAATCTACGAGCCAGGCCAAGCAGAAGGCCAGAGAGAGGATTAAAGAGG AATACTCTTTGGAGGACTCCGACCTTGACGGGCTGAGTGACATCACAGTGAGCTCCGTCCACACCAGCGACCTGTCCTCTTTCGAGGAGGAAAGCGACGAAGAGGAGGAGCCCTCTGACTCTTCTGAAGAGGGCGAGTTTCCACCACATG ACGAAGGTGTAAAGGCTGAGGGGAAACACACCAGTGTGGAGACCGAAGATGCGGACAAAGAGCACAAACCACGGCGCAAGGCATATGTCCACAAACCCTTCCTCTACTCCCGCTACTATAGCGACTCGGATGATGAGGTCACTGTGGAGGAGCGCCGCCGATCCGCC GCGAAAGACAAAGAAGAAAGGCTGCTGAAGAGACAGCAGAACCGAGAGCGAATGGAGGAGAAGCGTAAACAGAAAGCGGTGCAGGCCGAAGAGCAAG ACAGCAAAAAGGCAAAGAGCTCTGATGCCGGCGGCCTGGAAGGCCCCAAAGCCAAAGAAGCCCGCAAAGAAAGGAAGgttctggagaaaaaaatggcGCTCAACAGGAAGCGGAAACTAGACTCAAG AAAAGAGGGAGATGTTTCGAGCAAGAAGAAGGGAGACGCAGGGGAAGCGCCCAGGAAAGCG GAAGCGAAACCCTCAACGCCGAAGAACCCACAAGCCAAACTAGTGAGAAATCTGTCCGAACCGGCGACCTCTGACGACAGGCTGGGGCGGACGAGCGGCAGCGTGTCCGAGGACTCCTGCGACTCCAGGAAGCCGCCCGACAGAAGCCGGACACACTCCTTCATCCTGGATCTGGAGCAGGGCTCCCAGGAGGCTCTTAAACAGCGCTCCTTTGGGAAATTCGACCGCCTGCCCCGCAAAGAACGCAAGGAGAAGGACCGCAGCCAGTCCGACGAGCGCTCCAAGCTCAGGCAAAAGCACGAGAAGAAGCCTGAACATCCGGCGGAGGAAGCGCCGCAGAAGGACGCCGGCGCTAAACCGTCCTCCGAAGAAAAAGTCGAGAAGAAACTTAAGCTCAAAAGTGAGAAGAAAGTTGCTGGGATCGTCCGAGAAGGAAAGGCGATGGAAGAGAGCACCGAGGAAGGAGGGTCTAAGGATGCCAGGAAGATAAAAGGGGGATCTGTGGAGAAGGACAAAATAAGGGAGAAAGACAAGagcaaagaaaaggaaaaggctAAAGGGGACAAATTGTCAAATAAAGGTGATCTGAAGCAGCTACTTCGCCCAGATTCCGCAGGATCCTCCGAGGATCGCTCTGACAAGGAGCCCGGCTCTGACGGCGCCAAGAAGAGACACAAACACTCCAAGGAAGCGTTGAAAAGGTCCAAGAGCCACTCCGAGGAGAGACCGGGAGAGAAGCCCAAATCCAAAGCCGACGGCGAGAAAGAACGGAGCAAAGCAGATGGCCAGAAGACACACAGGCCGAGCGCTGAGCCGGAGAGGGATTCCAAAAAAGCCAAGGCTGCGGAAAAAGAGAAGGGTACAGAAAAATCAAAGGCGAAGGCCAAAGAGGAGGGAAAGGTGAAAACGGACAAGAAGCCTCAGAGTCCTGACGTCAGAGGCGCTGGGGGAGCCGGTGTCTGTAAAGCCGACGCGGcgaaagggaagaaaaaagatGGAAGCACGAAAGAACAGAGGAAACTCTCTGAAGACGCTCCACACGACAAGTCGGAGCTTAAAAGTTCAAAGAAAAAGCTAGAGAAGAAGGACAGAGCCCCGGAAAAGAAGGGCGAGAGTCCGGAAACCTCGGAGGGGCCCTCCAAGTCTTCGGTCCTCGCCGCCGAGACAGAAGAGCCTCCTAAGAAACAAGCTCCTCTCCAAGACACCAGCACAGAGTCCGATCCCATCGCCACCACCGTCACCACGTCCTTCTCCGACGACACCTGCGACGCCTTGAGCGACATCACCCCCGAGCCGTCCGAGGGAGAGGCGGACTCCCGGCCCGGCGAGATGCCAGGAGTGCCGGCCGAGGCCGACGCCCTGCTGGCGCTCATGGACGTCTGCGCGTCGGCCGAGGCCCGGCTCCCCCCCGACGCCCTGCAGAAGGAAGTCACCCCGGAGATGGAGCTCCAGGACGCCGACATGAAGATGAAGGAGGCCGCCCTCACCCTGCTCTCCATGGATCCTGACAGCACCGTGTCCTCCAGCTTGAGCGTCCAAGACGGGAGGGAGGAATCGCCGCAGAGCTCCCCCGACCGGCAGCCGACCGAAGCTGCCGCCACCGCCGAGGAGGAGAGGTGGCTCTATCCGACGGAGGCGGCGCCTAAAACGGAGCTTCCCGTCACCCGAGCCCCGCCGGACGCGACTCCGGAGGCGGCCGCCGCGGACGAGAACCGGCGTTTCTCTGCAGCGGAGCCAACTCTTCAAGCTGAGCTCAGTGTCTCTGAGACGGCACTGGCTGCATCTCCACCAACCGCAGCaggtgaggaggaagaggaagaggaggagaagccGCTCCCTCCTGTGGAAGCAGCGCCTCAGATGGAGCCCGTCGCCACTGAGACCTCGCTGACTGCGTCTCTCCAAACGGCTACAGCACAGGAGGAGAAGCAGCTCCGTCCCGTCAGCGAGGCGCCTGGAAGTGATCTCGCCGCCACGGGAACCAGGCCGTCCTCACAAGCGGCTGCAGCTGAAGGGGAGAAGGAGCAGCTCTCTGCAGGTCAGACTGCCCCAGAAACCGAGCCTCCCGCAGCCGCTGCATCCTCCGCTGCCTCCTCCGCTGCATCCTCGCAACCTTCTGCGGCCGAAGAAGAGAAGCAGCCCTCCCCAGCGGAGGCAGCACCTCAAACTGAGCCTGCTGCACCCGAGCTCTCAGTGGCTGCATCTCAACATGCCGCTGCACCTGAAGAGGACGAGCAGCTCTCTACAGCTCAAACGGTGGCAGAAACCGAGCCTCCTGCAGCCGCCGCCTCCTCCGCCGCATCTCTACAGACCGCCGCAGACGAAGAGGAGAAGCGGCTCTCCGCTGTGGAGCCAGAACCTCGAGCTGAGCCTGTTGCAGCTGAGGCCTCGACGGATGCGTCTCAGCACTCTGCCGCAGACGAAGAGGAGAAGCAGCTCTCTCCAGATCAAACGGCCCCAGAAGCTGAGCTTTCTGCAGCCGCTGCCTCATCCGCCGAGCCTATTACGACCGAGGTCCCAACGGCTGCGTCTCAACGAGCTGCTGCAGCCGAAGAGGAGGAGCGGCTCTCTCCGGCTCAAACAGCGGCAGAAAGTGAGCTCGCCGCACCCGGAGCCTCCTCCGCTGCACCTCTACAGACCGCTGCAgccgaagaggaggaggaggaggaggaggagcagctctcTGCCGTGGAGCCAGAACCTGAACCTGGGCCTGTTGCACCCGAGGTCCCGATGGTTGCACctcaacaagctgctgcatatgAGGAGGAAGGTCAACTATCCTCTGTGCAAACGGCGCCTCTGACGGAGCGTACCGCACCTGAGAGTTCACCAGCTGGATCCGAACAACCCGCTGCGGCTGAAGAGGAGAAGCAGCTCCCTTCAGTGGAGGCCGCGCCTCTGACTGAGCTTACTGCACCTGAGAGTTTACCTGCCGCATCGCCGCTAGCTGCTGCAGCCAGGGACGACAAGCAGCTCCCTGCAGCTCAAACGGCACCAGAAGCCGAGGGCCCAGCGACCGAGGCTACAGCGGCTGCCTCTGAAGACGCTTCGGCTGAAGACGCGAGGCTACGCTCTCAGAGTGAAGCAGCACCCGAGGCCGAGATTAGTCCCGCTGAGACCTCATCACCTGCATTACatcttcctgctgcag ACGAGCGCTCCGAATGCCAGATGGACTCAAGTGAGACGGACGTGGCAGAGACGGCTACTCCACAG gaggaggaggaggaggaggcttcAGACAAATGTGCAGCTCCTCTGAGGGACGAAGAAAGCGAAGCTGCTGAAACGACATCGGAGACACAGGCGGATggaagaagagcagcagctgaCAAAGACGGTG agctGGTACCTGTTGTTGCGGCAGAAACAGAAGAGATCCCAGGAGAGAGTACTGTCGCAGCTGATCAACTTTCAGCGTTTCCAGGTAAATCAG AACAAGCTGCAGCCGCACAGACCAGCCTCGAG GCAGCGAAGGCAGAAGGGGAAGAAAACCAGGCGACGGACGATGAAC GTGAAACTGAGGGCAagacagcagaggaaaaaaagatggaTCTGGAGAAA GTGGAAGTCGACATCTCTGACAAAACCGAGTCTGGGGAAACCGACCCAGGGATCAGATTAGTCAAACAAATCA GTAACGTCTCAAGCACCGACAGTCAGGAAGATGAGAAGAGCTCAGACGTGTCAGAAAAG GAAGAGAAGACGGAGAGAAGAAGAGGGCGTAAAAGAAAGCGTTCAATCATAATTG ACGATACCAAGGACGAAAAGAGCGAGCAGCCGTCTGTCGAG GAAAGCGAGCAGGAGAAGGCCGTCGAGTTACAAACGCCTCGTCGGGGACGATCATGCAGGAACACGGAGCCGGAGGAGAGGGACCAGAAAGAGCCAGAGAGATCGGAGAAGACTCCGAGCCGAAGAGGAAGACGCTCGGGGGTCGTAGCTGAAGAGCCTACCGATG ATAATCTGAAGACGAATGAGGCGAAAGTCGAGGACGACGCTGGTCAAACGGCACCTCtcaaagaagcagaaaaagag atcCCCGAACATGAAAATGAAGCAGAGAAAGGTAATCAAGGTGAAAGTGAAGTCAGTCTGCCTTCTCCTGCCCCAGAGGAGCGCAAAGTTATCGGACGGCCCGATTCCCAGGAGGCCGCGGACACAT GTCAACCAGGAGTGAAGAGGAAGAGATCAGAGGAAACCGAGGCGTCTGCAGAG GAAGGCGAGGCTCAGCAGGCGGGCGCAGAGAGTGAGCAAAAGCAAAGAGAGGAACAAGATGAGAAAAATGATG GACTCGGCACTTCTGAGAGCCGTTCAGACGCCGTGGAAGCCCAAAGCTGCAGCCAGAAGAAGCCAGACGGT TCTGAGGAGCAGCAGGACCAAGAGGCGGCTCCAAAGAGACCGGCTCGGAGGGGACGGCCACCAAAGGCGGCTCCCGCTGCAGACGACTCGGGTAGCGCAG GTCAACCAGGAGTGAAGAGGAAGAGATCAGAGGAAACCGAGGCGTCTGCAGAG GAAGGCGAGGCTCAGCAGGCGGGGGCAGAGAGTGAGCAAGAGCAAAGAGAGGAACAAGATGAGAAAAATGATG GACTCGGCACTTCTGAGAGCCGTTCAGACGCCGTGGAAGCCCAAAGCTGCAGCCAGAAGAAGCCAGACGGT TCTGAGGAGCAGCAGGACCAAGAGGCGGCTCCAAAGAGACCGGCTCGGAGGGGACGGCCACCAAAGGCGGCTCCAGCTGCAGACGACTCGG ttaaaAAGGAGAGTAAACCAGAGGAGAAGGAAAGTGAGCaaaatgaggaagaggaggaggaaagcgAGAATGAAGACGAGGATAAGGAGACTGCCACCAGAGCAACGACTCGGTCTGCAGCTCGCCTCGAGGCTCAAAG GAACAAGCCAAGTAAACCCTCCACCCGGGCGAGTCGACAGAGCGGTAAAGAGGAGACCACAGCTGGCACACG